TTTGTGTCCCAGAGGCTCCATAAGAGTTGTTGATCCCTTTTTCTTTGTTTAATTAGCTGTTGAATGACTGCGACCTGCTCAGGTATCGCCTCCTGAAACTTCGCGCCGAATCGAATCATTTTCCGTCCACGAACTTCTTCTTCCTTGCACCACATGATTGTGGCGAATGTATGTACATTGTCTTTCCTCGAAGGGAGAACGATTTCCAGGCGGATACGCCGGTCTTTCAACTCCGCCGGCTTTAAACAGCCGTAAAGATCCACAAGCTGGAGCCCCATACCCATCGGCGAAAGGTCCACCAACGCGGCTTCATATTTTTGGAATTTGAGATTTGAGTCGGGGTGTCCCACCAATGAAAAGTAAACCGGCATCGGGACTTTCGTTCTCGTGTTCTTTCTATTCCAGACCGGACTTGAACTATCCGGCAGCGAATTCACAATGCGAAGGTAGAGGAGCATACCATGGGGCGCATCCGGTTGAATCGGGGTCTCATCATGACAGACCAGCCAATCACTTTGAGGCTTATCAACCTCCCCCGCTGACGCAGCCTGAAAGATCAAAGAGGTTTTCATCAAGTTGTTCCATGCAACCGATGGCCGGTTTGTCCCCAATAACTTCGTTGCCAAGAGATCGACCGTCGCCGGGCGGATATCGGATAGAGCCTCCCTCTCCAACAGCGAGGCAAGCAGAGGGGCCAAGTCATTCCCTTCCCGGTCATTCAGAGACAGAATTTTAAGAAGGGTCAGAGCGCGGAGAATGGATCCTTCTGAAATGAAATGTTCGAAGAGTTCCTTGACCTCATCATCAGAGATACTTTCTCGGTCTATTCCAATGACGGATGAGAACCGATCGGAAATATTCCCCGGACTTGAATCGCTGAAGAGATCCAGGATCTCAAAGCGTCCCTCGAGGACCCTCTTTAACTTGTCCCTAGGACTCATAACCTGAACCCTCACATTTAGCTTTAAAGACACCACAATCAAAAGACCAGGCTCTTTTACTCATCGGCAGACATGCCCATCTTCTCGATTCGATTTCATGGAGTTCAGTGGACTTTGGAGAATTCCTGAAGTGAGAGGGCGCCCCGATCAGAAAGCGCTCTAACGTGTTATGATATAATGAGATAGATATATGGAGCCGTTGAGAATAGCACGGAGGGCTCTCCTTCGCCCTGCCCAAGGTGGAGGATGCGGCGTGAATCTCATCATTTCCGGTGCTGTCTGAGGTAAGATAAACACGGTATAATAGCCTCCGGGAGGATAACCACCATGGCTCAAACGAAATCATTCTATTTGAAAGCCGCCCTGCTCTCTCTGACATTCATCATCTTCAGTGGAACGGCCGCCCACGCGACATCATCCGGCTCGGTAAGCTTTTGGCCTGAAGCCGATGATCTCTTTGTTCCCGAGCGCCCGACGCCGCAAATGCCGCCGGAGAGAATTTTTGATGATGTCCTGTTCAACCGCGAGATTCCCGATGTGAGATCCCTTCATGGACCCGAGGGGGCCATGATCCGAATCATTGTTCCCGACCCCAACGATTCACAGATGATTTATTTGGGAACCTTCACCGGTGGGATTCATCGATCTTCTGACGGGGGAAACAGCTGGACCAGCCTCAATCAGGGGCTCACCCAGATCGACTACCGCGCCTTGGGTGTCCATCCGACGGAATCGAATATCCTGCTGGCGGCCGGTTTCGCCGCGGGGCCGGTGCGCAGTGAAGACGGTGGCCAGACGTGGTCCTGGTCCCATACTGGAACCGACACCGGGACCGGTATCGAATTCGCTTTCGATCCGATCGATCCATCGCGGGTTTACTATTTATCCAGCAGCCGGGTCTATGTCAGTCCCGATACCGGCAAGACTTGGACTGAGATCCCGATTCCCGGGGCCAGCGCCAGAAACGCCATCGCCATTGATCCCCTGGATCCCACCCGCCTGCTGATCGGAACCAACAGCGGTCTCTTCATTTCGACCGATTCAGGCTCATCTTGGGCCGCGCATAACGATGACTTCAGCGCGGTATCCTCTTTAACAATTAGAGAGATCATCTTTGACGCACAGGATCCGTTACTGGCCTATTTGGCATTTTGGGCTCACAATACCGGCGTCGACGGCGGCGTCTATCGTTCAACCGATGGCGGTCTAACCTGGGCCTCGGCCAATTCCGGGATTCCCGCCTACTCGAATTTCGATTATCATTCCATGACGTGTGATCCCTTCAATGAAGGACATGCCTATGCGGCTCTCTACAGCCACGGCGTGTATAAGACCACCAACGGCGGATTGACCTGGAGCAGTTCCTCAAATGGGATCCCCACCGGTGCGCGGCAATGCTGGGCGGTGGCGGCTTCACAAAACCCCGGCGGCGTGTACGCCGGGAATGCGGTTCCGGCGGGAGGGTTTTACAACAGCACCGATGCCGGCGCCAGCTGGTCCCGGTCGACCACTGGGCTCTATGCAGAAGACATAAACGCCCTCGAGTCCGACCCTTTCGTCCCCCTGCGTTTCTGTGTCGGTATCAGAGGCGGCATCCACCGCTGGACCGGTGATACCGGGCGCCCCGGTGATGGACGCGAGGCGGTTTGGGAGAGGATTTGCCCTGATCTTCCCACGCAGGGCATGCCGGATCGCGTTTATAACACTTTGGCCATATTCCCCTCCGGATTGTACATTTCACACTCACTCAGATTGCACTCGGGCGTCTATGTTTCTACCGACGATGGAGTGTCGACGCAGGAGCGGCCCAACGAGAGTCATTGGACAAAGTCCATCGGCGTCAATCCCATAGACCCCACCGATCTCTACACCGGCACATTCTATGACGGCATCTTCGAATCGACGGATGCGGGAGTGACATGGAGCGAGCGAAACGTGGGGTTGACGAATCCAGCCTGCAATAAGATCATCGCGGCCCACGATAATCCCCTGCGGATCTTTGCGGGCATGAGCGATGGCCTCTATCGATCCACTAATGGTGGCGCGAACTGGAATATCCTAAATAATGGTCTTCCTGCGGCGGGTATCGCTGATATCGATATCGATCCGCTGAATTCATCGCGTATGTTCACGGTCGTCGGCGCCGCCGTGGGATCCCCCTGCGTCTACCGCTCGGAGGATGGCGGAGACCTTTGGGAGCCCCTGGATATACCGGGAATCGGCCTGGCGGTCTTTGAATTTATTGAAAAGTTGGACATTTCCGCGGCCGATCCTGATTTCATCGCTGGGATCGATCCATTTGATCAAGTTCTTGTGGGAAACCCCACCACGCCGCATATTGTCTATTCAGAAGATGGTGGAGACCATTGGACTCTTCTGGCCGACGATCGCGCCTATGTCGATATGACTATCCTGCCGACCGCTGATCCCGTCATACTCGCGGGAGCCGTGGGCGAGGGGATTTTGCAGATTTATGGTCCTTCACTGGAATCCTCGGATGTCGAGGATGGAGACCCGGATCTCCACCCCGGCCGTCAAGTATCCCTCAGGAGCTTCCCCAACCCGTTTCATCGCAGCACGAGCCTTCGCTATGAGTTGCCTGCACAAACGCAGGTCAGGCTGTCGATCTATGATCTGACCGGACGCCTCGTGCGGCAATTCAACAATCTTGGGGAACTGGAAGCAGGCCGCTATCAGGTGGTTTGGGATGGCACCGATGATACCGGCCGCGAACTTGGATCCGGCGTTTATTTTCTCCGGCTGAAAACACGCTTCGATGAAGCAACACAGCGCGTCCTGAGAACGCGATAAAGAGGCCTCTTCCAAGTTTCAAAGGGATGCGGGTTATTCTCCGGCGAAGCTGGGTTTCACCCCCATCTCCTTTAACAAACGGTGGGCCTTGTCCACCCTATCCATGACCCACAGCATATAGCGAACATCGGTATGGATAGAACGCACCCGCTCGTCTTCGTAGTACCAATCCGACAAGAGGCTTTCCCAAGCTCCGTCGAACAGCAAGCCCGCAAGCTCCCCGCGGCCGTTGAGAGTCGGCGATCCTGAATTACCACCGGTCGTGTCCAGTGTCGACAGGAAATCCAGTGGCACCGATCCCAGATTCTCGAGACCATAGGGGCCGTATTCACCCGCGCGAATCGCCTCCAGCAGAGCGGGGGGTGAATCAAAGGGTTCTTCGCCGGTTTCCTTTTCGAGAAGCCCCTCAAGCGTGGTGAAGGGAAGATACCAGACACCGTCTCTCGGCTCATATCCGGCCACATGACCCGTCGTCACCCGGAGTGTGGAGTTGGCATCGGAATAGACCGAAACGCCCCGGCTGCGCTGATAGGCGATCAGCGCCTCCATAAACCGCGGCCGGACGTCCTCGAATTCTCCCTTGAGGGCCTCTTCCTCATCCTCCATCTCGCGTTCTGCAGGATAGAGCGCGACGGCAAGACGGATGAAGGGGTCCGCGCTCGCTTCGAACTCTTCAACCGAAGCGTCCATCCACCCAAGCCGGGTATCTAAATCTTCCAATTTGGTTTTGTTGTACATTTCATCGAGTATCCGATCCAATGCCGCGTCATCAGCGCCGCCGGGACCAATGCCGAAATAATTATCAAAGGCAGCGATTCTGTTTTCAGGTGCGAGGGTCGCATACATGAGGATCCGGTCTTTTGAAACCTGCCGATCGACACGGGCGTCATAAGACGTCTCCATCCGTTCCAGACGACGGCGCATGCGATCCAGATCGCGCTCCTGATAACCGGGTTCCCGCTCCATATCGGGTTTCTTCCGCTCTTGCGAGAGGCGGTAGAGCCGGGATGCAGAGCTCAACATCGACCAGCGGCTCACGACACCCCAGTAGAGATCGCGTTCCTGATACTTTTGATCCTTGACCAGCAAAGCCTGTAGTTCTTCAAGCGCCGTGCCATAGGCGGCATTGTTTTCCGGATCAGCGTCGATCCAGGCTTCCAGGCCCGCTTCCAGCTCGCGCTTCGCCGCGACCACATCGGTGCGATCGAATCCGGCGAGCATCCCTGCATAGTTCTTGGTCGTATTGTTAAGTCCTGAGATCATCGGGGCGAGTTTAAGCTTCGCATCGGGATATTGTTCAACCGCCCGATCTATGGAAGCTAAAAGATCCCCATAGACTTTAGCCCGCATCGGATAGTACCAGTTGATGCGGTTCTCGACTTCGTCGGCAAGGCGGTACCGGTTGGTCCCGCCCGGATAACCGGCAACCATGACAAAATCACCGTCCTTCACCCCATCCACCGCAATCCGCAGCCAGTGCTCCGGATGATACGGCACATTTTCGGGCGCCGGATCGGCGGGCTTGCCGTCCGGACCGACATAAGCTCTGAGGAATGAGAAATCTCCGGTGTGGCGGGGCCACATCCAGTTGTCGACATCGCCGCCGTACTTTCCCACCGACCGGGCGGGCGCATAAACAAGGCGCACATCGCGGATTTCCATCTGAGTGAATAATTGATAAAGAACACCGCCGTAGAAGGAACTCACACGGCAGCGCACACCCTCTTGTTTTTCGCATTCAGCAATCAGACTTTTCTCGGCGGCCTCGATGGCGTCGTAACGCTCCTTGCCTTTTGCACCCTCCGGAATCGCGGAAAGAATCCTCTCGGTCACATCTTCTACATTTGTTGTCACCAGAACCCGGCTTCCGGGCGCCGCCGGCAACTCCTCCTCGAACGAGCGGGCGAGGAAACCGTGTTCGAGAATATTGTTCTCCTCCGTGGAGTTATGTTGGATAGAACCGTAGGCGCAATGGTGATTGGTCACGACCAATCCCTGCTCTGAAACGAAGGAGGCCGTGCACCCCCCGAGCCAGATGACGGCGCCCATGGGGTAGGCTGTCAGGTCGGCTAAAGAAGCCGCATCGATCTCGAGCCCGGCCGCTTCCAATTCCGCCGCCAGCTCAGGCAGCTGGCTCGGCATCCACATCCCCTCATCGGCCGCGGATGAAAAGGCCATGCACATCAGCGCACAAATCAGCAGACCCCGCATGATTCCCCCCTCCAGGACAAAATGAACCCGTGATACAATCAGCAGGACGACGGCCCAGGTGACTTGACCGTCGCATAATAGCTGCTACTGAGCCGATTATTCAAAAATCTCGGCGAAAAAATCCTGCATATGCTGCCAGGAGCGTTGATCAGCCGCTTGATTATAGGCGACGCCACGCGACGGATCGTTCCCGGCCCCCTTCTGAGTGAAAGCGTGGACGGCGCCCGCGTACAGGATCAATTGGTAATCAACCCCCGCGGCCTCCATCTCCTCTACAAAACCGCGCACCGCGTCCGGGCCGACATGGGGATCAATGGCGCCGTGGCAAACGAGAATCTTCGCCTTGATCGACTTGGCATCCTCAGGGTTCGGCGTATCCAGACTTCCATGGAAACTTACAACACCGGCCAAATCGGCGCCGTAACGCGCCAGCTCAAGAACACCACCGCCGCCAAAACAGTAACCGATAGCGGCAACGCGTTCTGTATCCACCAGGGAATGGCGCTCAAGTCGCGCGAGCCCGGCGGCCAGGCGCTCACGGAAGAGAGCCCGGTTGCCGTAATACTTCCCGGCCTGTTCCTGAGCTTCTTGCACATTGGTTGGGCGAATGCCGCGGCCATAGACATCCGCGGCAAAGGCCACATATCCCATCTTGGCGAGCATCTCGGCCCGCATCTTTTCGTTTTCACTCAATCCCATCCATTGATGAACAATGAGGATTCCAGGCCGACGCGCCGAAAAGGCGTCGTCATAGGCAAGATACCCTTCCAGCGCGACGCCATTATCCTCGTAGACGACTGGTTGCGTGATGAGTTTGGCTGACACGGGTATCCCTCCTGTGAGCACAATCATCAAAACAACGGCAATGCGTAACATGTTCACCCCCTATCATCACCAAGGAACAAAGCGGCAGGAACATGAAAGAAACAGGGATATCCTATCTTGGTTCCATTAAAAAGGCGACAGATAATCCAGTGAGGTTGACGGCCCCATCGGATTGTCTTCTCACTCCCTCGCCCAAGTCGACCGCTAATCTACTATAATAACTCTTTTCGTCTCACTAAGATCTTTCGTCCTGAACTTGTAGAGGAAGACGGATGAAAGCCGCTCAGCGAATAGTCATTGCGCGCACGATGCCGGATGCGGGTGAGCGCGGGCTTCCGGTGGTGGAACCCATGGGGCCCCGGCGTGCCGAGGCCCCACATCTCAGGTTCACTGCCAATTAGCGGCGTAGCACTAACTTTTTGCTCATACTCTGCGTTTCGCTCGCCAGGCGGATGAAGTAGATGCCTGGCTGAGCGGGGCGGCCTGCCGCATCCTGGCCGTCCCACATGACCGAGTACACTCCGGCTTCGAACGAGCCCTCCGCAAGCGTGCGCACCCGGCGCCCGCCCACATCATAGATTTCCAGTTTCGCCTGCTGGGCTGTCGGCAAGGCGAAATTAACCGTGGATGACCCGCCGGTTGGATTGGGAAAAACGCTGTGGATGCCGAACTTGAGGCCGTTCAGGCTGGATCCTACGCCCGCCGTACCACAATCGCAGGTGATGGCGCAGAGATCGATCACGCCCGGAACATTTTCACAGAGGAAAGTCACCTGGAAACAGCAAGTGTCAGGCACCGCCGCACCGGCCGCCGCCGTGACTTTGATGTAACCGGACCATGTCGGAGGCACGGGATTGGGAGCGGGCGTGATCTGATCCTCGTCCACCAATATGGCGCTGTAATCCTGACAGAGTCCCGAAATCGTCCAGGGCATATCCGTCGGACAGACCAGTTCCGCAACGTGGATCAACGAGGCGCCGCCGCCGGCGCACACCGTCAGATCTCCAAAATGATAGTTCACCTGGCCGGGGCCGCCGGAGCCATCCCAGGCGATATCGACATTGCCGTCCCAATGATCGCTTGTCGGGCACGGTCCACCCGGAGGCGGTTCGCCCTGCGTGATTGGATTCGGCGGCAGATCGGCGAGCGCTACCTCGAAGAAGATATCGAAGAAGCTATCAGGCGCCAGCGCTGGAACATCGAACTGCCCGATGGGGCCGAAATCCGGCATGAACGCGCCGAACTCCTGCGAGTTCATCGTTCCACTGATCATTGATGTTGTCTCCGTCAAACTCGGATTGTCCCAGCGCAGGTGGAATTGAACAATGTCAGTTCCCGGCAGGGTCTCCCAATCAACCGCACCGAGGTCCGGATTCGACCCCGCTGTACCACAATCACAGGTGATGGCGCAGAGATCGATCACGCCTGGCACGCCATCGCAGAAAAGGGTCACCTGGAAGCAGCAAGTATCGGGCACCGCCGCACCGGCCGCCGCCGTGACACTGATATAACCGGTCCATCCCGGAGGCACTGGGTTGGGAGCGGGTGTGATCATGTCCTCCTCAACCAAGATGGCATTGAAATCCGGGCAGAGACCGGTGATTGACCATGTCATGCCGGCCGGGCTGGTGCAGGTCAATGTGCGGAAGTGGATCAGCGAGGCGCCGCCGCCCGGACAGACCATGAGTTCCCCCGCATGGTAATCGACCTCCCCTTGCTCTCCAGCGCCATTCCATAAGACGTCGATATTCCCGTCCCAGTGATCACCAGGCGGACAAGGAACATCCAATCCGTCACCAGTATTCGCCTCGGGCGGATTCTGAGGCAGCTCGGCGAGCGGAATTTCTATGAAGACATCAAAGAAGCTGTCGGGCGCCAGCGGCGGAATATCGAAGGGCCGCGGAGATCCGAAGCCCGGCAGGAATACCCCAAATTCCTGTGGGGTCAGTGTCCCACTGACCGGGCCGGTGGGCTCGGCATCGGCGTTGATAAAACGCAGATGAAACTCCACGTTATCCCCAACGGTACTCCAGTCGATGTTTGAGTGAGGCAAACTCACTGAGGCGATGGCGGGAGTCAAACAGACCGCCAGACCGAGGCAAAGCGCCGCAAGGTATCGCAGCGCATGGTCAAATCTAGACATAACGTATCTCCTCTCGAATTCGAAGGCGGATGCCCTTGCAGGCGCCTTTGCAGAGCCGAAAATCTCTCGAGAAATCCATGAAGGCCCTTTCAAAAGCAGACCTTCTTATAAAACATTGCAATATATCTAATATTTTCAGACGCCGTCAAGAAATTATTTACATTTAAGTAATGATTTATGGGATTTCCTCTTTTTGGCCCCCAACCGGTGGCATCCCCTGGCGGGCGGCACGGGGAAAGAGGCGTCGGATGCAAGCGGCTCCCGGACCGTCTATACTTGGCCGGTGATGTCACATCGAGACGACAAGGCCGGCGCCAAGGAGATCCCTTGAACCCACGCCATGGTCAACAGAGCCCCCATCCGGCTCGACCGCAGCGAAGCCGCATTCACCGGCGCTTTCTCCGCGATTTCCAGGCCGGCGGCCACCTTGACCTCTTCCTGGTCGCGGCCGTCTCCTCGGTGCTGGTCATCCGCTTCTATCTCGACATCACCGGCTACCCGAAAATCGGCCTTGGGCAGCTGCACATCGCCCACCTCCTCTGGGGCGGACTGCTCATGACCACCTGCGTGGTTCTCGCCCTCTCCTATTTGGACCGGGGCGCGCGCGAGCTGGCGGCCCTGGTGGGGGGCGTGGGGTTCGGCATGTTCATCGACGAGGTGGGCAAGTTTGTCACCCGGGACAACGACTACTTCTTCCAACCGGCGCCGGCGATCATCTATGTGATTTTCATTATTGTTTATTTGGCCGTGAGGTCGATCCACCGCGAACGGATCGCGACCCGTGAGGAGTATCTGGTCAACGCGCTCAAAGAGACCGAGGAACTCGCCCTGCGCGACTTGAGCTCGGAGGAACGGGACCGGGCTTTGTTCTACCTGGAACAGAGCGGCTCCCGGGAACCCTTGGCCGTCGGACTGCGAGCGCTGCTCCAGAATGCGGATCTGGTCTCGGATAGACCCGGTCAGGCTGAGCGCTGGCGCCGGCGCGCCATCGACATCTATCGGCGGATCACGGAACTGGCCCTCTTCCACACCACGCTGGTCCTTTTCTTCATCGGTCAGCTGATTGTGAAGCTGCTCTACGTCGCGCTCTTATTGGACAAGAAAGGGCGAATTGCCATCGATCGCATCCCCTGGCCGGGAAGAGCTTTAACAATACATCGTATGGAAGGATTCGCCGACGCGGCCTTGCTGGGTTCGTCCTTGCTGGCCGCGGCGCTGGTGGCGGCCGGCGTCTTCCTGATCCGGCGGTCCCGGCTCCAAGCCTACCGGATGTTTCAGCGGTCGATCCTGGTTTCCATTCTCTTCGGCCAAGTGTTTATGTTCTACCGGGAGGAGTGGGGGGCGCTCATTGGATTGGCGTTCAACCTGTTCTTGTTCATAGCCCTCCGCTACATGATCGAACGAGAGGTGAGCCTCAGCTATGAGGGAATTTCTGCAAGGGATAAATAATTCGGAGATAGTATGGGACATTGCGCCTGGGACACTGCGCCTGAGCCCAACAAGTAATGATCGTGCCTAATCGCCTCCGATTTGACTGCACGTAAATTATTTAAGAAGCACCATCCT
Above is a window of Candidatus Eisenbacteria bacterium DNA encoding:
- a CDS encoding T9SS type A sorting domain-containing protein is translated as MAQTKSFYLKAALLSLTFIIFSGTAAHATSSGSVSFWPEADDLFVPERPTPQMPPERIFDDVLFNREIPDVRSLHGPEGAMIRIIVPDPNDSQMIYLGTFTGGIHRSSDGGNSWTSLNQGLTQIDYRALGVHPTESNILLAAGFAAGPVRSEDGGQTWSWSHTGTDTGTGIEFAFDPIDPSRVYYLSSSRVYVSPDTGKTWTEIPIPGASARNAIAIDPLDPTRLLIGTNSGLFISTDSGSSWAAHNDDFSAVSSLTIREIIFDAQDPLLAYLAFWAHNTGVDGGVYRSTDGGLTWASANSGIPAYSNFDYHSMTCDPFNEGHAYAALYSHGVYKTTNGGLTWSSSSNGIPTGARQCWAVAASQNPGGVYAGNAVPAGGFYNSTDAGASWSRSTTGLYAEDINALESDPFVPLRFCVGIRGGIHRWTGDTGRPGDGREAVWERICPDLPTQGMPDRVYNTLAIFPSGLYISHSLRLHSGVYVSTDDGVSTQERPNESHWTKSIGVNPIDPTDLYTGTFYDGIFESTDAGVTWSERNVGLTNPACNKIIAAHDNPLRIFAGMSDGLYRSTNGGANWNILNNGLPAAGIADIDIDPLNSSRMFTVVGAAVGSPCVYRSEDGGDLWEPLDIPGIGLAVFEFIEKLDISAADPDFIAGIDPFDQVLVGNPTTPHIVYSEDGGDHWTLLADDRAYVDMTILPTADPVILAGAVGEGILQIYGPSLESSDVEDGDPDLHPGRQVSLRSFPNPFHRSTSLRYELPAQTQVRLSIYDLTGRLVRQFNNLGELEAGRYQVVWDGTDDTGRELGSGVYFLRLKTRFDEATQRVLRTR
- a CDS encoding dienelactone hydrolase family protein, producing MLRIAVVLMIVLTGGIPVSAKLITQPVVYEDNGVALEGYLAYDDAFSARRPGILIVHQWMGLSENEKMRAEMLAKMGYVAFAADVYGRGIRPTNVQEAQEQAGKYYGNRALFRERLAAGLARLERHSLVDTERVAAIGYCFGGGGVLELARYGADLAGVVSFHGSLDTPNPEDAKSIKAKILVCHGAIDPHVGPDAVRGFVEEMEAAGVDYQLILYAGAVHAFTQKGAGNDPSRGVAYNQAADQRSWQHMQDFFAEIFE
- a CDS encoding T9SS type A sorting domain-containing protein; this translates as MSRFDHALRYLAALCLGLAVCLTPAIASVSLPHSNIDWSTVGDNVEFHLRFINADAEPTGPVSGTLTPQEFGVFLPGFGSPRPFDIPPLAPDSFFDVFIEIPLAELPQNPPEANTGDGLDVPCPPGDHWDGNIDVLWNGAGEQGEVDYHAGELMVCPGGGASLIHFRTLTCTSPAGMTWSITGLCPDFNAILVEEDMITPAPNPVPPGWTGYISVTAAAGAAVPDTCCFQVTLFCDGVPGVIDLCAITCDCGTAGSNPDLGAVDWETLPGTDIVQFHLRWDNPSLTETTSMISGTMNSQEFGAFMPDFGPIGQFDVPALAPDSFFDIFFEVALADLPPNPITQGEPPPGGPCPTSDHWDGNVDIAWDGSGGPGQVNYHFGDLTVCAGGGASLIHVAELVCPTDMPWTISGLCQDYSAILVDEDQITPAPNPVPPTWSGYIKVTAAAGAAVPDTCCFQVTFLCENVPGVIDLCAITCDCGTAGVGSSLNGLKFGIHSVFPNPTGGSSTVNFALPTAQQAKLEIYDVGGRRVRTLAEGSFEAGVYSVMWDGQDAAGRPAQPGIYFIRLASETQSMSKKLVLRR
- a CDS encoding PilZ domain-containing protein; amino-acid sequence: MSPRDKLKRVLEGRFEILDLFSDSSPGNISDRFSSVIGIDRESISDDEVKELFEHFISEGSILRALTLLKILSLNDREGNDLAPLLASLLEREALSDIRPATVDLLATKLLGTNRPSVAWNNLMKTSLIFQAASAGEVDKPQSDWLVCHDETPIQPDAPHGMLLYLRIVNSLPDSSSPVWNRKNTRTKVPMPVYFSLVGHPDSNLKFQKYEAALVDLSPMGMGLQLVDLYGCLKPAELKDRRIRLEIVLPSRKDNVHTFATIMWCKEEEVRGRKMIRFGAKFQEAIPEQVAVIQQLIKQRKRDQQLLWSLWDTKTTNL
- a CDS encoding S46 family peptidase, with the translated sequence MRGLLICALMCMAFSSAADEGMWMPSQLPELAAELEAAGLEIDAASLADLTAYPMGAVIWLGGCTASFVSEQGLVVTNHHCAYGSIQHNSTEENNILEHGFLARSFEEELPAAPGSRVLVTTNVEDVTERILSAIPEGAKGKERYDAIEAAEKSLIAECEKQEGVRCRVSSFYGGVLYQLFTQMEIRDVRLVYAPARSVGKYGGDVDNWMWPRHTGDFSFLRAYVGPDGKPADPAPENVPYHPEHWLRIAVDGVKDGDFVMVAGYPGGTNRYRLADEVENRINWYYPMRAKVYGDLLASIDRAVEQYPDAKLKLAPMISGLNNTTKNYAGMLAGFDRTDVVAAKRELEAGLEAWIDADPENNAAYGTALEELQALLVKDQKYQERDLYWGVVSRWSMLSSASRLYRLSQERKKPDMEREPGYQERDLDRMRRRLERMETSYDARVDRQVSKDRILMYATLAPENRIAAFDNYFGIGPGGADDAALDRILDEMYNKTKLEDLDTRLGWMDASVEEFEASADPFIRLAVALYPAEREMEDEEEALKGEFEDVRPRFMEALIAYQRSRGVSVYSDANSTLRVTTGHVAGYEPRDGVWYLPFTTLEGLLEKETGEEPFDSPPALLEAIRAGEYGPYGLENLGSVPLDFLSTLDTTGGNSGSPTLNGRGELAGLLFDGAWESLLSDWYYEDERVRSIHTDVRYMLWVMDRVDKAHRLLKEMGVKPSFAGE